One Cellulomonas sp. NS3 genomic region harbors:
- a CDS encoding MFS transporter, giving the protein MLATLGFLVNFWAWALISPLGAAYRERLDLTGFEQAVLVAVPVVVGSLGRIPVGALTDRVGARVMFPAVSILTVLPVLFVGLVAESFAAMLVGGFFLGLGGTAFAIGVPLVNAWYPPARRGTALGIFGLGMGGTAISAFTTVRLTNAVGPEAPFLIVAGVLTVYAVVSGLLVRDAPGRVVPQGSFLARTWATARLRATGQLSVLYAVGFGGFVAFSVYLPTYLINAFDLTQEDAALRTAGFVVLAVLMRPVGGALTDRYDATTVLVVCFVGAAVLAGVAALELPLIPVGTIAFLGLAALLGASSGATFGLVASLAPPEKVGAVTGLVGAAGGLGGFVPPLVMGAVFDVVGDYSLGLALLAVVCVLTALFTRGPVRRHARAQRAPA; this is encoded by the coding sequence GTGCTCGCGACGCTCGGGTTCCTCGTCAACTTCTGGGCGTGGGCGCTCATCAGCCCCCTCGGCGCGGCCTACCGGGAGCGGCTCGACCTGACCGGGTTCGAGCAGGCGGTGCTCGTCGCGGTGCCCGTCGTGGTCGGGTCACTCGGGCGGATCCCGGTGGGCGCGCTCACGGACCGCGTCGGTGCGCGGGTCATGTTCCCGGCCGTGAGCATCCTGACGGTGCTGCCGGTGCTGTTCGTCGGCCTGGTCGCGGAGAGCTTCGCGGCGATGCTCGTCGGCGGGTTCTTCCTGGGTCTCGGCGGCACGGCGTTCGCGATCGGGGTGCCGCTCGTCAACGCGTGGTACCCACCGGCGCGGCGCGGCACGGCGCTCGGCATCTTCGGCCTCGGCATGGGCGGGACGGCGATCTCGGCGTTCACGACCGTGCGGCTGACGAACGCGGTCGGTCCCGAGGCGCCGTTCCTCATCGTCGCCGGCGTGCTGACGGTGTACGCGGTGGTGTCCGGCCTGCTCGTGCGCGACGCCCCGGGGCGGGTCGTGCCGCAGGGCTCGTTCCTCGCGCGCACGTGGGCGACCGCGCGGCTGCGGGCCACGGGGCAGCTGAGCGTGCTGTACGCCGTGGGCTTCGGGGGGTTCGTCGCGTTCAGCGTCTACCTGCCCACGTACCTCATCAACGCGTTCGACCTCACGCAGGAGGACGCCGCGCTGCGGACCGCAGGCTTCGTGGTGCTCGCGGTGCTCATGCGCCCGGTGGGGGGAGCGCTGACCGACCGGTACGACGCGACGACCGTGCTCGTCGTGTGCTTCGTCGGCGCCGCCGTGCTCGCCGGGGTGGCGGCGCTCGAGCTGCCGCTCATCCCGGTCGGCACGATCGCGTTCCTCGGCCTCGCGGCGCTGCTCGGGGCGTCCTCGGGGGCCACCTTCGGGCTGGTCGCGAGCCTCGCGCCGCCCGAGAAGGTCGGCGCCGTCACCGGGCTCGTCGGTGCCGCGGGCGGGCTCGGGGGGTTCGTGCCGCCGCTCGTCATGGGCGCGGTGTTCGACGTCGTCGGCGACTACAGCCTGGGTCTCGCGCTCCTTGCCGTCGTCTGCGTGCTCACGGCCCTGTTCACGCGCGGACCCGTCCGCCGCCACGCCCGAGCGCAGCGCGCCCCCGCCTGA
- the narH gene encoding nitrate reductase subunit beta produces the protein MKVMAQMAMVMNLDKCIGCHTCSVTCKQAWTNRTGTEYVWFNNVETRPGQGYPRTYEDQARWEGGWTLNKKGRLQLKAGGRLKNLLTIFASPKQPSIDEYYEPWTYDYENLTNAPLQDHVPVARPRSLLSGKDMQVGWSANWDDDLGGAPELTVHDPVLKKVSDKVRLEFEQTFMFYLPRICEHCLNPSCAASCPSGAIYKRAEDGIVLVDQDACRGWRKCVTGCPYKKVYFNHKTGKAEKCTFCFPRIEVGLPTVCSETCVGRLRYIGLVLYDADRVLAAASVTDEKDLLAAQRGVFLDPHDPEVQREAERAGIPHDWVQAAQRSPIWALISTYEVALPLHPEYRTMPMVWYIPPLSPVVDVVQETGVDSEDTSNLFAAIDTLRIPVEYLAELFTAGETAPVTSVLKRLAAMRSYMRDLNMGRPGNPRIPESVGMDEATMYEMYRLLALAKYDERYVVPAAHAEQAHGLEELATECSLDYDGGPGMGGSGPFGEGSGDAFRNDPIAVENFHMLQQRQTTDTVAEPASRKARVNLLNWDGKSAPAGMFPPRPGPGGANLREPEGDDSAALVQPLPAGGAVPGPTGSGTEPAARTDDGPGGGRGGAGGDPRGPGGPSGPGVGPGGPDQPGAGPSAPGSRP, from the coding sequence ATGAAGGTCATGGCGCAGATGGCGATGGTCATGAACCTCGACAAGTGCATCGGCTGCCACACGTGCTCGGTCACGTGCAAGCAGGCGTGGACGAACCGGACGGGGACCGAGTACGTCTGGTTCAACAACGTCGAGACCCGCCCCGGCCAGGGCTACCCGCGGACCTACGAGGACCAGGCGAGGTGGGAGGGCGGCTGGACCCTCAACAAGAAGGGCCGCCTGCAGCTCAAGGCGGGCGGGAGGCTGAAGAACCTCCTGACGATCTTCGCGAGCCCGAAGCAGCCGTCGATCGACGAGTACTACGAGCCGTGGACGTACGACTACGAGAACCTGACGAACGCCCCGCTGCAGGACCACGTCCCGGTCGCCCGCCCCAGGTCGCTGCTGAGCGGCAAGGACATGCAGGTCGGGTGGAGCGCGAACTGGGACGACGACCTCGGCGGCGCCCCGGAGCTCACCGTCCACGACCCCGTGCTGAAGAAGGTCTCGGACAAGGTCAGGCTCGAGTTCGAGCAGACGTTCATGTTCTACCTCCCACGCATCTGCGAGCACTGCCTCAACCCGTCGTGCGCGGCGTCGTGCCCCTCGGGGGCGATCTACAAGCGCGCCGAGGACGGCATCGTGCTCGTCGACCAGGACGCGTGCCGCGGCTGGCGCAAGTGCGTCACGGGCTGCCCGTACAAGAAGGTCTACTTCAACCACAAGACCGGCAAGGCCGAGAAGTGCACGTTCTGCTTCCCGCGCATCGAGGTGGGGCTGCCGACAGTGTGCTCCGAGACGTGCGTCGGGCGGCTGCGGTACATCGGGCTCGTGCTCTACGACGCCGACCGGGTGCTCGCCGCGGCGTCGGTCACCGACGAGAAGGACCTGCTCGCCGCGCAGCGTGGGGTGTTCCTCGACCCGCACGACCCGGAGGTGCAGCGCGAGGCCGAGCGGGCCGGGATCCCGCACGACTGGGTCCAGGCGGCGCAGCGCTCGCCGATCTGGGCGCTGATCAGCACCTACGAGGTCGCCCTGCCGCTGCACCCCGAGTACCGGACGATGCCGATGGTCTGGTACATCCCGCCGCTGTCGCCGGTCGTCGACGTGGTGCAGGAGACCGGCGTCGACAGCGAGGACACCTCGAACCTGTTCGCGGCGATCGACACGCTCCGCATCCCGGTGGAGTACCTCGCGGAGCTGTTCACCGCGGGCGAGACGGCGCCGGTCACGTCGGTGCTCAAGCGGCTCGCGGCGATGCGCTCGTACATGCGCGACCTGAACATGGGCCGCCCCGGCAACCCGCGCATCCCGGAGTCCGTCGGGATGGACGAGGCGACGATGTACGAGATGTACCGCCTGCTCGCGCTCGCGAAGTACGACGAGCGGTACGTCGTCCCCGCGGCCCACGCCGAGCAGGCGCACGGCCTCGAGGAGCTCGCGACCGAGTGCAGCCTCGACTACGACGGCGGACCCGGGATGGGTGGGTCGGGACCGTTCGGCGAGGGCTCGGGCGACGCGTTCCGGAACGACCCGATCGCCGTCGAGAACTTCCACATGCTCCAGCAGCGCCAGACGACGGACACCGTCGCCGAGCCCGCATCGAGGAAGGCGCGCGTCAACCTCCTCAACTGGGACGGCAAGAGCGCACCCGCGGGGATGTTCCCGCCGAGGCCCGGGCCCGGCGGCGCGAACCTGCGCGAGCCCGAGGGCGACGACTCGGCGGCGCTGGTCCAGCCGCTGCCGGCCGGGGGAGCCGTGCCCGGGCCGACGGGCTCCGGGACCGAGCCGGCCGCACGGACCGACGACGGACCGGGCGGCGGCCGGGGTGGAGCCGGTGGTGACCCCCGTGGACCGGGCGGACCGAGTGGACCGGGCGTCGGCCCGGGCGGTCCGGACCAGCCCGGTGCCGGCCCGTCCGCGCCCGGGAGCCGGCCGTGA
- the narJ gene encoding nitrate reductase molybdenum cofactor assembly chaperone: MRRLARRDAARKAATRETALVHRIAALVLDYPGPELLAMLPDLRTAAATLDGYLRAPLEQVLDHLDAHSPVALAAEYVTTFDLARRRSPYLTYYAYGDTRKRGVALVELKQAYRAAGFELAGDELPDHLAVMLEFASTGDEAAQESGLRLLLAHRAGLELLRLALLDLGSPYAGALVAVCATLPPLAGDDREAVARLAAEGPPGEEVGLEPFAPPSYLPGTGARR; the protein is encoded by the coding sequence GTGAGGCGGCTCGCGCGCCGGGACGCCGCGCGGAAGGCGGCGACCCGCGAGACCGCGCTGGTCCACCGCATCGCCGCGCTCGTGCTCGACTACCCGGGCCCCGAGCTGCTCGCGATGCTGCCCGACCTGCGCACCGCCGCCGCGACGCTCGACGGGTACCTCCGCGCCCCGCTCGAGCAGGTCCTCGACCATCTCGACGCGCACAGCCCGGTCGCCCTCGCGGCCGAGTACGTCACGACGTTCGACCTGGCCCGGCGCCGCTCGCCCTACCTGACGTACTACGCGTACGGCGACACCCGGAAGCGCGGCGTCGCCCTCGTCGAGCTCAAGCAGGCCTACCGCGCGGCGGGCTTCGAGCTCGCGGGCGACGAGCTCCCCGACCACCTCGCGGTGATGCTCGAGTTCGCGTCGACCGGCGACGAGGCCGCGCAGGAGTCCGGCCTGCGGCTCCTGCTCGCCCACCGCGCCGGGCTCGAGCTGCTCCGGCTCGCGCTGCTCGACCTCGGCTCGCCGTACGCCGGCGCGCTCGTCGCCGTGTGCGCGACCCTGCCGCCGCTCGCCGGCGACGACCGCGAGGCCGTCGCCCGGCTCGCCGCCGAGGGGCCGCCCGGCGAGGAGGTCGGCCTCGAGCCGTTCGCGCCGCCGTCGTACCTGCCCGGGACAGGAGCCCGTCGATGA
- the narI gene encoding respiratory nitrate reductase subunit gamma: MTTTADTLLWVVIPYVCLAFFVLGHVWRYRYDKFGWTTRSSQLYERRLLRWASPLFHFGILAVFLGHVMGLGIPKAWTEAVGMSEELYHVLAVTIGAIAGFSTVVGLVLLIYRRRTVGPVFRATTRMDKVMYLVLAVVIFLGMWNTIIGSILNLGGHYDYRDGVSVWFRGIFRFDLHPELMADAPLGFQLHGMAAMLLFALWPFTRLVHVFSAPVGYLWRPYVVYRSRSDRLGARPARPGWESVEREEPSRR, from the coding sequence ATGACCACGACCGCCGACACCCTGCTGTGGGTCGTCATCCCCTACGTGTGCCTCGCGTTCTTCGTGCTCGGGCACGTCTGGCGGTACCGCTACGACAAGTTCGGCTGGACGACCCGCTCGTCGCAGCTCTACGAGCGCCGGCTGCTGCGCTGGGCCAGCCCGCTGTTCCACTTCGGGATCCTCGCGGTGTTCCTCGGGCACGTCATGGGCCTCGGCATCCCCAAGGCGTGGACCGAGGCGGTCGGCATGAGCGAGGAGCTCTACCACGTCCTCGCCGTGACGATCGGCGCGATCGCGGGGTTCAGCACCGTCGTCGGCCTCGTCCTGCTCATCTACCGTCGCCGCACCGTCGGCCCCGTGTTCCGGGCGACGACCCGCATGGACAAGGTCATGTACCTCGTCCTCGCGGTCGTGATCTTCCTCGGGATGTGGAACACGATCATCGGGTCGATCCTCAACCTCGGCGGCCACTACGACTACCGCGACGGCGTCTCCGTGTGGTTCCGCGGGATCTTCCGGTTCGACCTGCACCCGGAGCTCATGGCCGACGCCCCGCTCGGCTTCCAGCTGCACGGCATGGCCGCGATGCTGCTGTTCGCGCTGTGGCCGTTCACGCGGCTCGTGCACGTCTTCAGCGCCCCCGTCGGCTACCTCTGGCGCCCCTACGTCGTGTACCGCTCGCGCTCCGACCGCCTCGGCGCGCGTCCGGCCCGGCCCGGCTGGGAGAGTGTCGAGCGCGAGGAGCCGTCGCGGCGCTGA
- a CDS encoding nitrate reductase subunit alpha yields the protein MTLQNDPPRLDGDVTEALLRTRRFLTKSSVSQDLRTLHQIGGRDADTFYRDRWSHDKVVRSTHGVNCTGSCSWKVYVKDGIITWESQQTDYPSVGPDSPEYEPRGCPRGAAFSWYTYSPTRVRYPYVRGVLLELYREAKARLGDPVLAWADVVNDPVKARRYKRARGKGGLVRATWDEAVELVAAAQVHTIKEHGPDRVAGFSPIPAMSMVSHGAGARYHALIGAPMLSFYDWYADLPVASPQVFGDQTDVPESGDWWDAGYLVMWGSNLPVTRTPDAHWMAEARYRGQKVIAVSPDYADNVKFADEWLAVQPGTDGALAMAMGHVTLKEFFVDRQVPYFTDYVQRFTDLPFLVRLEERDGRWVPGKFLTAEDLPGKEAQGENAAFKTVLLDARTDRPVVPGGSLGHRYGEQGVGRWNLDLGDVEPLLSAGGPVLGDVGSAESVVVELPRFDTLDGSAAASRRGVPVRRVGEHVVTTVLDLLLAQYGVGRDGLPGEWPTGYDDASQPGTPAWQEQFTGVPAAKAERIGREFAANAEESRGRSMILMGAGTNHWFHSDTIYRTFLTLTTLTGCQGVNGGGWAHYVGQEKVRPVTGQQMYATANDWARPPRTMIQTAYWYLHTDQFRYDPFSADTLSAATPGTGGAFAGMTTADVIAKSARMGWMPSYPTFDRNPLDLAADAEAAGLPVGEYVPRELTEGRLRFAAEDPDAPENWPRVLTVWRANLLGSSGKGNEYFLHHLLGTDSNLRATEAPPGSRPRDVTWHDEAPSGKLDLLLSLDFRMTSTTVYSDVVLPAATWYEKHDLNTTDMHPFVNSFSPAIAPPWQTRTDFEIFHTLARELSRQSVKHLGVRQDVVAVPLTHDTPDAMANPHGRVQDWKAGECDAVPGRTMPKLVVVERDYPAVAAKLATLGPVPDTAGLTTKGVTFDVGPEIEYLRRKNGVARIAAGAPGAVADGRPLLSRDVHACEAILALSGTTNGRLAVQGFHTLEKRTGTRMADLAAEHEGKQVTFADTQAAPTTVITSPEWSGTEHGGRRYSPFTVNVERLKPWHTLTGRQHFYLDHDWITELGEGLPVFRPPLNMQALFSEGAVGATGPAGPRGELGVTVRYLTPHNKWSIHSEYQDNLFMLSLSRGGPAIWMSDRDAAKVGIRDNDWVESVNRNGVVVARAIVSHRMPEGTVYMYHAQDRLIDVPKAETTGKRGGIHNSLTRLLVKPSHLIGGYAQLAYAFNYLGPTGNQRDEVTVVRRRSQDVEY from the coding sequence GTGACCCTGCAGAACGACCCGCCCCGGCTCGACGGCGACGTGACGGAGGCCCTGCTGCGGACGCGGCGGTTCCTCACGAAGAGCTCCGTGTCGCAGGACCTGCGGACGCTGCACCAGATCGGCGGGCGCGACGCCGACACCTTCTACCGGGACCGCTGGAGCCACGACAAGGTCGTCCGCTCGACGCACGGGGTCAACTGCACGGGCTCGTGCTCGTGGAAGGTGTACGTCAAGGACGGCATCATCACGTGGGAGTCGCAGCAGACGGACTACCCGTCGGTGGGCCCGGACTCCCCGGAGTACGAGCCGCGGGGGTGCCCGCGCGGCGCGGCGTTCAGCTGGTACACGTACTCACCCACCCGGGTCCGGTACCCGTACGTGCGCGGCGTGCTGCTCGAGCTGTACCGCGAGGCGAAGGCGCGGCTCGGCGACCCGGTGCTCGCGTGGGCGGACGTCGTGAACGATCCCGTGAAGGCGAGGCGGTACAAGCGGGCGCGCGGCAAGGGCGGGCTGGTGCGCGCCACCTGGGACGAGGCGGTCGAGCTGGTCGCCGCGGCGCAGGTCCACACCATCAAGGAGCACGGTCCGGACCGCGTCGCGGGGTTCTCCCCGATCCCGGCGATGTCGATGGTGTCGCACGGCGCGGGCGCCCGGTACCACGCGCTGATCGGCGCCCCGATGCTGTCGTTCTACGACTGGTACGCGGACCTCCCGGTGGCGTCGCCCCAGGTGTTCGGCGACCAGACGGACGTCCCGGAGTCCGGCGACTGGTGGGACGCCGGCTACCTGGTCATGTGGGGCTCGAACCTCCCGGTGACCCGCACCCCGGACGCGCACTGGATGGCGGAGGCGCGCTACCGCGGGCAGAAGGTGATCGCGGTCTCGCCCGACTACGCGGACAACGTGAAGTTCGCCGACGAGTGGCTCGCGGTGCAGCCCGGCACGGACGGCGCGCTCGCCATGGCGATGGGGCACGTGACGCTGAAGGAGTTCTTCGTCGACCGGCAGGTCCCGTACTTCACGGACTACGTGCAGCGGTTCACCGACCTGCCGTTCCTCGTGCGGCTCGAGGAGCGCGACGGGCGCTGGGTCCCGGGCAAGTTCCTCACCGCCGAGGACCTGCCGGGGAAGGAGGCGCAGGGCGAGAACGCGGCGTTCAAGACGGTGCTGCTCGACGCGCGGACGGACAGGCCGGTGGTGCCCGGCGGGTCGCTGGGCCACCGGTACGGCGAGCAGGGCGTCGGGCGCTGGAACCTCGACCTCGGCGACGTCGAGCCGCTGCTCAGCGCGGGCGGCCCGGTGCTCGGCGACGTGGGGTCGGCGGAGTCGGTGGTCGTCGAGCTGCCGCGGTTCGACACGCTCGACGGGTCGGCGGCGGCCTCGCGGCGCGGCGTGCCCGTGCGACGGGTCGGCGAGCACGTCGTGACGACCGTGCTGGACCTGCTGCTCGCGCAGTACGGCGTCGGGCGGGACGGCCTGCCGGGGGAGTGGCCCACCGGGTACGACGACGCGTCGCAGCCCGGGACACCCGCGTGGCAGGAGCAGTTCACGGGCGTGCCCGCGGCCAAGGCCGAGCGGATCGGGCGGGAGTTCGCGGCCAACGCCGAGGAGTCCCGCGGCCGGTCGATGATCCTCATGGGCGCCGGGACCAACCACTGGTTCCACTCGGACACGATCTACCGCACGTTCCTCACCCTCACGACGCTCACGGGCTGCCAGGGCGTCAACGGCGGCGGCTGGGCGCACTACGTCGGGCAGGAGAAGGTCCGCCCGGTCACCGGCCAGCAGATGTACGCGACCGCGAACGACTGGGCCCGCCCGCCACGCACGATGATCCAGACCGCGTACTGGTACCTGCACACGGACCAGTTCCGCTACGACCCGTTCAGCGCCGACACGCTCTCGGCGGCGACGCCGGGCACGGGCGGCGCGTTCGCCGGGATGACGACGGCCGACGTCATCGCGAAGTCGGCGCGCATGGGCTGGATGCCGTCCTACCCGACGTTCGACCGCAACCCGCTCGACCTCGCGGCCGACGCCGAGGCCGCCGGGCTGCCGGTCGGGGAGTACGTGCCGCGCGAGCTCACCGAGGGCCGCCTGCGGTTCGCGGCGGAGGACCCCGACGCCCCCGAGAACTGGCCGCGCGTGCTGACGGTGTGGCGGGCCAACCTGCTCGGCTCGTCGGGCAAGGGCAACGAGTACTTCCTGCACCACCTGCTCGGGACCGACTCGAACCTGCGCGCCACGGAGGCGCCGCCCGGCTCCCGGCCCCGCGACGTCACGTGGCACGACGAGGCGCCCAGCGGCAAGCTCGACCTGCTGCTCTCGCTCGACTTCCGGATGACGAGCACGACCGTGTACTCCGACGTGGTGCTGCCCGCGGCGACCTGGTACGAGAAGCACGACCTCAACACCACGGACATGCACCCGTTCGTGAACTCGTTCAGCCCGGCGATCGCGCCGCCGTGGCAGACCCGCACGGACTTCGAGATCTTCCACACCCTGGCCCGCGAGCTGTCCCGGCAGTCGGTGAAGCACCTGGGCGTCCGGCAGGACGTCGTCGCCGTCCCGCTCACGCACGACACGCCGGACGCGATGGCGAACCCGCACGGCCGCGTGCAGGACTGGAAGGCCGGCGAGTGCGACGCGGTGCCGGGCCGCACGATGCCCAAGCTCGTCGTCGTGGAGCGGGACTACCCGGCCGTCGCCGCGAAGCTCGCGACCCTCGGGCCGGTCCCGGACACCGCGGGCCTGACGACCAAGGGCGTGACGTTCGACGTCGGCCCGGAGATCGAGTACCTGCGGCGCAAGAACGGCGTCGCGCGGATCGCCGCCGGGGCGCCGGGCGCGGTGGCCGACGGGCGTCCGCTGCTGTCGAGGGACGTGCACGCGTGCGAGGCGATCCTCGCGCTGTCCGGCACGACGAACGGCCGGCTCGCGGTGCAGGGCTTCCACACGCTCGAGAAGCGCACCGGGACGCGCATGGCCGACCTGGCCGCCGAGCACGAGGGCAAGCAGGTCACGTTCGCCGACACCCAGGCCGCCCCGACGACCGTCATCACGTCACCCGAGTGGTCCGGGACCGAGCACGGCGGGCGGCGGTACTCGCCCTTCACCGTCAACGTCGAGCGGCTCAAGCCCTGGCACACGCTCACCGGTCGCCAGCACTTCTACCTCGACCACGACTGGATCACCGAGCTCGGGGAGGGGCTGCCGGTGTTCCGGCCGCCGCTGAACATGCAGGCGCTCTTCAGCGAGGGAGCGGTGGGCGCGACGGGTCCGGCGGGGCCGAGGGGCGAGCTCGGCGTGACCGTCCGCTACCTGACCCCGCACAACAAGTGGTCGATCCACTCCGAGTACCAGGACAACCTCTTCATGCTGTCGCTCTCGCGCGGCGGCCCCGCGATCTGGATGAGCGACCGCGACGCGGCCAAGGTCGGCATCCGCGACAACGACTGGGTCGAGTCCGTGAACCGCAACGGCGTGGTGGTCGCGCGGGCGATCGTCTCGCACCGGATGCCCGAGGGGACGGTGTACATGTACCACGCGCAGGACCGGCTCATCGACGTGCCGAAGGCCGAGACGACCGGGAAGCGGGGCGGCATCCACAACTCCCTGACCCGGCTGCTCGTGAAGCCCAGCCACCTCATCGGCGGCTACGCGCAGCTCGCCTACGCGTTCAACTACCTCGGCCCGACCGGCAACCAGCGCGACGAGGTGACGGTCGTCCGCCGCCGCTCGCAGGACGTGGAGTACTGA
- a CDS encoding serine hydrolase domain-containing protein — MTPTPTSVGTSPLPRSTPEAVGVDPAGVLAFLDDVDAHGIELHSVMLVRHGRVAAEGWWHPYGPERVHLLYSLSKTFTSAALGFAVAEGLVDLDATVLSYFPELDAEVTDPRSRSVLVRHVAAMASGHAEETHDDAWELSPDDLVRGFLLIPPQHEPGTHFAYNQPCTYALAAILQRRAGVTLTEYLGPRLFAPLGITVGGWQQAPPGQDLGFSGLHLTTEAVARFGRLLLDDGMLDGRRVLPAGWVDLASRVHVATAASGGETPAGASGGDWAQGYGFQLWRSRHGYRGDGAFGQFCVVLPEHDAVLVTTAGTEDMQGILDAAWAHLLPAFGEVPAGGAAGRDGSAAEGGSTADGGRARSAAARALTDRLAALTLPLPVGGAPLTEVAFQAGRAGQGRAERLELRRVAAHWEVEVDVDGQTWVAQAGDGRWAVTEPTDRQHALAVAAAATGTGAVHVDVVLLETPHRLTLVGDGAGTLTTRWHTEPLGPVPLSMQRPLPGVPAPEEPSPDARVAGDAPTGGEAPTAR; from the coding sequence ATGACGCCCACGCCCACGTCCGTCGGGACGAGCCCGCTCCCGCGCAGCACCCCCGAGGCCGTGGGCGTCGACCCAGCAGGCGTGCTCGCCTTCCTCGACGACGTGGACGCCCACGGCATCGAGCTGCACTCGGTGATGCTCGTGCGGCACGGGCGCGTCGCCGCCGAGGGCTGGTGGCACCCGTACGGGCCCGAGCGCGTGCACCTGCTGTACTCGCTCAGCAAGACGTTCACGTCGGCGGCGCTGGGGTTCGCCGTGGCGGAGGGGCTCGTCGACCTCGATGCGACGGTGCTCTCGTACTTCCCCGAGCTCGACGCGGAGGTCACCGACCCGCGCAGCCGGTCGGTGCTCGTGCGTCACGTCGCCGCGATGGCCAGCGGGCACGCGGAGGAGACGCACGACGACGCCTGGGAGCTCAGCCCCGACGACCTCGTCCGCGGGTTCCTGCTGATCCCGCCGCAGCACGAGCCCGGCACGCACTTCGCCTACAACCAGCCGTGCACCTACGCGCTCGCCGCGATCCTCCAGCGTCGCGCGGGCGTCACGCTGACCGAGTACCTGGGTCCGCGCCTGTTCGCCCCGCTGGGCATCACCGTCGGCGGCTGGCAGCAGGCGCCGCCCGGCCAGGACCTCGGCTTCAGCGGGCTGCACCTCACCACCGAGGCGGTCGCGCGGTTCGGCCGGCTGCTGCTCGACGACGGGATGCTCGACGGCCGCCGCGTGCTCCCCGCGGGCTGGGTCGACCTCGCCAGCCGGGTGCACGTCGCGACGGCGGCGTCAGGCGGCGAGACGCCCGCCGGGGCGTCCGGCGGCGACTGGGCGCAGGGCTACGGCTTCCAGCTCTGGCGCTCGCGACACGGCTACCGCGGCGACGGGGCGTTCGGGCAGTTCTGCGTCGTCCTGCCCGAGCACGACGCGGTCCTCGTGACGACGGCGGGCACCGAGGACATGCAGGGGATCCTCGACGCGGCGTGGGCCCACCTCCTGCCGGCGTTCGGGGAGGTGCCCGCCGGCGGCGCGGCGGGCCGCGACGGCAGCGCGGCCGAGGGCGGCAGCACGGCGGACGGCGGCAGGGCACGCTCGGCGGCGGCGCGGGCGCTCACGGACCGGCTGGCCGCGCTCACCCTCCCGCTGCCCGTGGGTGGGGCGCCGCTCACCGAGGTCGCGTTCCAGGCCGGCCGGGCGGGGCAGGGGCGCGCGGAGCGCCTCGAGCTGCGCCGCGTCGCTGCGCACTGGGAGGTGGAGGTCGACGTCGACGGGCAGACGTGGGTGGCGCAGGCGGGCGACGGGCGCTGGGCGGTGACCGAGCCGACCGACCGTCAGCACGCGCTCGCCGTCGCGGCCGCCGCGACGGGGACCGGTGCGGTGCACGTCGACGTCGTGCTGCTGGAGACGCCGCACCGGCTGACCCTCGTCGGCGACGGCGCGGGCACGCTGACCACGCGGTGGCACACGGAGCCGCTCGGGCCGGTGCCGCTGAGCATGCAGCGCCCGCTGCCCGGCGTCCCTGCCCCGGAGGAGCCGTCACCGGACGCCCGGGTCGCAGGGGACGCGCCGACCGGGGGAGAGGCGCCGACCGCGCGCTGA